In Rhizobium sp. WSM4643, the following are encoded in one genomic region:
- a CDS encoding BON domain-containing protein, which yields MLGFAAFTNHEESGRQDHSDAATRASVESALHAVDDIEVAEIIVDISGSYVILEGFIRRRGDVERAIEIAESVVGRGYVRSRLLRR from the coding sequence GTGCTCGGCTTTGCAGCATTCACGAACCATGAGGAATCCGGCCGTCAGGATCACAGCGACGCGGCGACACGCGCCTCGGTGGAGAGCGCCCTTCATGCAGTCGACGATATCGAAGTGGCGGAAATCATCGTCGACATATCGGGCTCATATGTAATCCTGGAAGGTTTCATACGCCGGCGGGGTGATGTCGAGCGGGCGATCGAGATTGCCGAGAGCGTCGTCGGCCGAGGCTATGTGCGCAGCCGTCTGCTGCGACGCTGA